The segment AGGCAAAGCCTTCAAGCTGCTCGCCAAAGTACTCCACCATGTCATTACGTTCGGCTTCGCCGTGAACGAGCACATCGATATCCAGCGCATGCTGACGCTCAACTGCATAGGCGATCTCGGCCTGCATGCGGGCTTCATAGTCGGCCAACGCCAACTCACCGGCCTTAAAAGCACGCCGGGCGGCACGAATCTTATCGGTTTGTGGGAAAGAACCAATCGTCGTCGTGGGGAATAGCGGCAGCTTAAGGGCGCGCCGTTGCGCTTCAGCTCGCGCGTTGTAGGGCGCCTGGCGCTGGCTATCAGCAGGGCGAACCGCCGCCAAACGCTCACTGACCACTGCTTGGTGAATACGCGTTGATTCACGCCGGGCATCCAGCGCCCGAGTGGCCTGATCCAGGCGCTGCTCGTCGGCGCGGGTGGCGCGGTTATCGATCAAGCGCGCCAAAGTGACCACCTCGTCAAGCTTCTGCCGCGCGAAGGCCAGCCAACTGATTAGCTCATCACCCAGCGCCGTCTCCTGCTCCAAATCCACCGGCACATGCAGCAGCGAGCAACTCGGCGCTAACCAAAGCCGCTGACCCAGACGCACTTTTAATGGCAGCAGGCGTTCCCGCAAGGCAGCCAAATCGGTCCGCCAGATATTACGGCCATCGACAAAACCGACTGATAGCACCTGATGGGGACCAAGGCGGTCAATCACACTCTCGACTTGCTGCGGTGCGCGCACGGCATCAATGTGCAAACCCGCCACGGGCAGGCGGGTCGCCAGCGAAAGGTTGTCGCCCAAGCCGCCGAAGTAAGTGGCTAGCAATAACTTTAGCGGCGCAGACTGAAGGCGGTGATAAGCCCGCTCATAGGCCTGCTGCCATGCCAGCGGCAGATCCTGCACCAGCGCAGGTTCGTCCAGTTGCACCCACTCGATGCCTTGGGTAGCAAGCCGCGCTAATATTTCGCCATACACGTTGAGTACGCTGTCGAGCAGCGTCAGGCGATCAAAATCACGGCCCTTGGTTTTGCCAAGCCATAGCCAGGTTAGTGGCCCCGTCAGCGTTATTTTCGGGGTAAAACCTGAGCGTAACGCTTCATCCACTTCGTCAAACAGGCGGTTGGAAGCCAGGGTAAACGTTTGACCTTCGTGCAGTTCGGGGACGAGGTAATGATAGTTGGTATCGAAATACTTGGTCATTTCACAGGCCGCAGTGGGCGCCCCGCTGGGCGCTCTACCCCGGGCCATACGAAAGGTAGTGTCAAGGTCGATATCGCCACCAGCGACCTCTGCCTGGGCGTTAAAACGTAGAGGTACCGCCCCCAGCATCACCGAAACATTCAGCACTTGATCGTAAAACGCGAAATCGCCCACGCTAACGAAATCCAGACCCGCGTCCTGCTGCGCCTGCCAGTGGCGCAAACGCAGCTCACGGCCAGTGCTTTCCAGCTCGCTACGCGAACACTCGCCTTTCCAGTACGCCTCAGTGGCTTTCTTTAGCTCGCGCTGAGCACCAATGCGGGGATAGCCGAGAATATGAGAAACTGTCATGATGAAACCTACCAACGTGAATGAATTCACACAGTCTGGGCAGTGCACCTTAGTGAATCAAACTAAAGTTTCTAATAGCAAAGATGAAAAATACTCACAATGATTGAGCCACGACATGATTGAGCTACGACATCTACGCACGCTGCTGGCTCTGCGCGAAACCGGCTCTCTGGTCGATGCTGCCGATCGCGTGCATTTGACCCAATCGGCGCTTTCGCACCAGCTCAAGGATCTTGAGAGCCGGGTGGACAGCGCGCTTTTTGTGCGCAAAACCCGCCCGGTGGAATTTACCCACGCAGGCTTGCGGCTGCTCGCCCTGGCCGATCAGGTACTGCCTGAAGTACGCAAAGCGGAGCGGGATCTGGCACGTTTGGCAGG is part of the Halomonas alkaliantarctica genome and harbors:
- the metE gene encoding 5-methyltetrahydropteroyltriglutamate--homocysteine S-methyltransferase, with amino-acid sequence MTVSHILGYPRIGAQRELKKATEAYWKGECSRSELESTGRELRLRHWQAQQDAGLDFVSVGDFAFYDQVLNVSVMLGAVPLRFNAQAEVAGGDIDLDTTFRMARGRAPSGAPTAACEMTKYFDTNYHYLVPELHEGQTFTLASNRLFDEVDEALRSGFTPKITLTGPLTWLWLGKTKGRDFDRLTLLDSVLNVYGEILARLATQGIEWVQLDEPALVQDLPLAWQQAYERAYHRLQSAPLKLLLATYFGGLGDNLSLATRLPVAGLHIDAVRAPQQVESVIDRLGPHQVLSVGFVDGRNIWRTDLAALRERLLPLKVRLGQRLWLAPSCSLLHVPVDLEQETALGDELISWLAFARQKLDEVVTLARLIDNRATRADEQRLDQATRALDARRESTRIHQAVVSERLAAVRPADSQRQAPYNARAEAQRRALKLPLFPTTTIGSFPQTDKIRAARRAFKAGELALADYEARMQAEIAYAVERQHALDIDVLVHGEAERNDMVEYFGEQLEGFAFTRFGWVQSYGSRCVKPPVIFGDVSRPAPMTVRWSEYAQTLTDKPMKGMLTGPVTILQWSFVRDDQPRETTCRQIALALRDEVLDLEKAGINIIQIDEPALREGLPLRQHEWQAYLDWAVESFQLSAAGVGNATQIHTHMCYSEFNDIIGAIAALDADVITIETSRSDMQLLDAFQDFAYPNEIGPGVYDIHTPNIPEVSWMVDLIEKALEKIPAERLWVNPDCGLKTRGWAEVEPALANMVEAAKVLRQRYA